GCCCACGGGTCGTTCGTCTGCGCCGGGTTGCCGACCTTCTTCATGCCCTTCTCGTACAGCGCCTCACCGGGCTTGGCGGCACGGAAGGTGTTGAACCAGGCGAGCGCGTTGTCGTCGAAGTTCTCCTGCGCCTGGTACGTCTTCCAGGAGATCCCCGCCGCCTCCAGCCGCTCCGCGTACGTCGTCCACTCGAAGCCGGGCTCCTGGTTGTCGATGACGGCGATGTCGCGCACCGTACCGCCGCTGGTGCCGGTCATCAGGTGCTCGCGGTTGGGGTTGGTGCTGGTCTCGGTCGAGCAGTAGTAGTGGTCGCAGATGGTGAAGACCGAGGCGAGCGCGTTGTAGAAGGGCATGTCGGCGGGCTCGTAGTAGCCCTGGCCGAGCCAGCCGCTGCCGCGCCGGGTGACGTAGCCGTCGGCTATGCCGTCGTTGCGGGCGTTCATCGAGTCGCCGAACCCGAAGGCGGCGGCGCCCTGCTGGTACGCGCTGGTGTGCGCGGCGTTCATCGCGAACGGCGCGAGCCAGCCCTCCGCGCGCGACGGGTCGGGCTGGTGGAACACGGGCTTGCCGTTGATCCCGCGCACGGCGGCGCGGTCACCGAACCCCCGTATCCCCTGCATCGTGCCGAAGTAGTGGTCGAACGACCGGTTCTCCTGCATGAACACCACGACGTGCTGGATGTCCTCCAGCTTGCCGGGCCTGCCCGGCGCGGCGAGCGCGGTGCGCAGGCTCAGCGGCAGCGCGGCCAGCGCACCGGCGGCCGCGGCGCCGCCGATGAGGGTGCGGCGGGAGAGTTCGGGTCTGTCCTCGGGGTGCGGCGAGCTCGTGCTCATCGGTGGTGTCCTCCAACGTCCTTCTGCAAGCGGCCTGTTCGGCCCAGACCCGTTATGAATACGAGATAAAAGTGGCCGGGGCCAGAGGTGTGCGTGAAGTTCCCATGACGCGGATCCGTATGCCGCGCTCCGGCGTCTGTGAAGACATGGACTGGGAGAAGCACCCGACGCCCGCGGAGCACGCGACCGCCGAACGCCCGCCCGAGGGCTGCCTCGTGGCCGCGATCCGCATCCCGGTGCGCATCGTCGTCCTGGTCCTCGTCGTACCGATCCGCCTGGCTTGGGACGCGGTCGCCGCCGGCGGTCGTGTTGTCTGGCGTCGCGGCCTCGTCCCACTGGCCCGCGCGTTGTTCGTGGTCCCGTGGGTGTGGCTGTGGCGACGCGTACTAGCCCCGGTGGCACGGAGTGTGGGCGCCGCGCTGACGTGGCTCGGCAGGGCGTTGTTCGTGTGGCCGTGGGTGGCGTTGTGGGGGTACGTGCTGGCTCCGGTCGGCCGGGCGGTCGCTGTCGCGTTGAGGTGGCTCGGCAGGGCGTTGTTCGTGTGGCCGTGGGTGGCGTTGTGGGGGTACGTGCTGGCTCCGGTCGGCCGGGTGGTCGCCGTTGCGTTGAGGTGGCTCGGCGGGGCGTTGTTCGTGTGGCCGTGGGTGGCGTTGTGGGGGTACGTGCTGGCTCCGGTCGGCCGGGTGGTCGCCGTTGCGTTGAGGTGGCTCGGCGGGGCGCTGTTCGTGTGGCCGTGGATTGCCTTGTGGCGCTATGTCCTCGCGCCGGTCGGGCGCGGGGTGCGGGCCGTCGCCCTGTGGGTGTGGTGGAAGGGGGTCGTCGCCTCGGTCGCCTGGTGGTTCCGGTGCGTGATGACGCCGGCCGGGCACGGGATCGCGTGGCTGGGGCGGGGTTTTTGGGCGGGCCTCGCTTTCGTGGGCCGGGGGATCGGACGCCTCGCCTCTGTCGTCCGGTCCGGGGTTGCCGGGGTGGGGCGCGGGATCGCCTGGCTGGCGCGGGGCCTCGCGGCGGCGGGCCGCGCCCTGGGGGCAGGAGTCGCCGCCCTGCTGCGCGCCCTCGTCGTCGTCCCCGCGGTGTGGTTCTACGCACACGCCCTGGCCCCATTCGGGCGCGGCACGGCGACCGCCGTCATCTGGCTCTCCAAGGCCCTCTTCGTATGGCCCTGGGTCTGGCTCCACGCCCACGCGCTCGCACCCGTAGGACGCGCAACTGCTCTTGTGCTCAAGCTGGTTGGGACCAGTCTCGCTCTCGCCGGCCGAGCGCTCGGCGCGGGACTCACATGGCTTGGCCGGGGCGTGTGGTCCGGGCTCGCGTGGCTCGGGCGCGGGATCTGGGCCGTCGTCGTCACCCTCGTACGGTGGATCTTCGTCGTGCCCGCCGTCGCTCTCCGGCGCTGGGTTCTCGTACCCGTCGGGCGAGCCGTCGTCGTCCTCGTACGGGAGATCTGTGACGCGCTCGGGCACGCGTGGCGTGTCGCCGGACACGTCTCCCGGGCCGTCGGCCGGCTCCTCGGCCGGCTCCTGCGGTGGATCTTCGTCGACCCGGTGCGCTGGGCGTACCGCACTGTGTGCACCCCGCTGGGACACCTCGTACGGGACTCCGTATGGCGGCCCGCGGCCCGGGCGGTCAAGGACGCGGGAGCCGCCGCGCGCCAGGCCCTCGCGGCGGCGCGGGAGAGCGTGCGCCAGGCCAGGGCCGACGTCCGCAGGGCGCTCTTCGGAGCGAAACGGGCGGAGCCTCAAGCGCTGGTCAAGGACCGGCGGGAACCTGGTGCGTCTCAGGCACGTACTCTAGGTAGCAGTACGACCGCACTCACGAAGGACTAGAACACTGGGCAAGCGACAGCCCGAAGGCCCGCCGCCCGCACCCGCGGTGCAGCGCATCCGACTGCGCTACACCAAGCGCGGCCGCCTCCGGTTCACCAGCCACCGTGACTTCCAGCGCGCCTTCGAGCGTGCGCTGCGCCGCGCCGAGGTGCCCATGGCGTACTCGGCGGGGTTCACGCCGCACCCGAAGGTGTCGTACGCCAATGCCGCACCCACCGGCACGGGCAGCGAGGCCGAGTATCTGGAGATCGCGCTCACCGAAGCGCGCGATCCGGAAAAGCTGCGCGAGCTTCTCGACGAGTCGCTCCCCACCGGGCTCGACATCATCGAGGCCGTCGAGTCCCGCACCTCGGGCCTTGCCGACCGGCTCACCGCATCCGTCTGGGAGCTGCGGCTCGACGGCGTCGAGGCCGCTGAGGCCAAGGCCGCCGCGGACGCGTTCGTCGCGGCGGAGGCCGTCGAGGTCCAGCGAAGGACCAAGAACGGGATGCGGACGTTCGACGCCCGCGCCGCCGTCGTGAGCCTCGAGGCCGTCGAGGCCCCGCAGGCGCACGAAGACCGGGCTGATAGGCCGACCGACAAGGCCTGTGCGATACTGCGCCTGGTTGTTCGGCACGTGACGCCTGCCGTTCGACCCGACGACGTCCTGTCCGGTCTCCGAGCTGTGGCCGACCTGGCGCCGCCGGTCCCCGCAGCGGTGACCAGGCTGGCGCAGGGGCTTTTCGATGAAGAGACCGGCACGGTGACCGACCCGCTCGCGCCCGACCGCGAGGCAGTCGAGGCCGCACCTCCCGCAAGCGGGGGGAGCGCCGCAGCTGCCGCCGCGACGGCGCCGGTGCCAGGTTCCGCGTAAGGACGGTCGTCAAGCGCCGCCCTCGTACTCGGGAGCCACCTGGGTCGGGCAGCGCACGAACCCAAGGACTTTCGCCAGGCCGTACGCACACATGGCGTACGGAACCGGCGAGAACAGACAGAGAGCTCCCGTGCGGCGCCCGCGCCCCGGACGGCGGCACCGCGCATGAACGCGCGAGCCGCGGACGTCACCGGACCAGGCGCGGCGCCCGGGAGCCTGACGGGAGATCCACCCGCATGCTTGAGCCGACCGAACCCACCGAGACGTCGTCGTCCGGGGGAACCGACAACAACAGCCCCAGCGACACCCTGCCGCCGCGCCGCCGGCGCCGTGCGGCCTCGCGCCCCGCGGGCCCGCCCACGGGTGCCGCCGCTGACACCACCCAGGCCGTGACGGCCGCCGCCGAGCCCGTCGCCGAAGAGACCGAGGCAAGCGCGGCCGCCGAGGCCCCCGCGCAGGACGCCGCACCCGCCGGGCGCCCGCGTCGGCGCGCCACCCGCCGCGCCTCCGCGCCCTCCGGCGCACCCAAGACTTCCGACGCAGCCGAGAGCGCCGAGGCCGAGCCCGCTGCCGCCGCCGCGCCTGCCGTCGCCGCAGAAGAGACCGCCCCCGAGCCGGAGGCCGCGCCCGCCGGGCGCACCCGTCGCCGCGCCACGCGCCGCGTCTCCGCCCCCGCCGGTACCCCCGAGCAGGCCGAGGCTCCCGCCGTGACCGAGCCCGCCGCCGAGCCCGCCGTGGCCGCGGAAGAGACCCCCGCCGAGCCGGCGGCCGCCCCCGCCGGGCGCGGCCGCCGCCGCGCCACTCGCCGCTCCACCGCCCCCGCCGGGGCGCCCGAGCAGGCCGAGCCCGTGGCCGCCGCCGAGCCCGCCGCGGCCGAGGCTCCCAAGGCGGAGACCCCCGCCAAGGCCGAGGCCCCCAAGACAGAGGCCCCCGCCGCGGCCGAGGAGGACGCCGAAGGTGGGCGCCGCCCCCGTCGCCGCGCCACCCGCAAGGCCGCGGTCGGTTTCTCCGAGCCCGCGCAGCGCTCCGCCAGGAAGGCCGCCACGCGCGCCGCCGCCGAGCCCGCCGCCGACGAGACCAAGGGCACGAAGGGTTCGCGCCGTCCCGCGCGGCCGTCCGTCGCCGTCTTCCAGGCGCCGGTCTTCGCCGAGCCGATGTTCCAGACCCCGGAGCGCGCTGCCGCCGCGGCGGCAGCCGCCGAGGCCGCGGTGGAGGAGGAGCCGGTCGAGGCCGAGGCTCCCGTCGAGACCGTGACCGTGGCCGACGTGGTCGCTGAGGAGACGCCGCGCCGTCGCCGTCGCCGTGGCCGCGCCGCTGAGGAGCAGCCCGCCGCCCAGGCCGCCGAGCCGCAGCGGCCCGCCGCCGTCGAGGAGCGCGCCGAGGCCGAGGCTGAGGCCGAGGACGCCGAGGGCGCCGACGAGGGTGACCAGGACCACGAGGACCACGACGAGCAGGGCGACCGCCCCACGCGCCGCCGGCGCCGTGGTGGCCGCCGCCGCCGTCGCGGTGACTCCACGGACGCCGAGTCCGACGAGCAGCACGACGAAGAGGCCGAGCCCACCGACGAGGGCGCCGAGCCCACCGACGAGGGCGATGAGGCCGACGAGGCCGACGAGCGCGAGGAGTCCGGCCCGTCCGGCTCCAGCAGCAGCCGTCGCCGCCGTCGCCGTCGCCGTCGCGCGGGTGACTCCTCCACCGACAGCGAGCCGGGCGACAGCGACCCCGAGCGCACGGTCGTGAAGGTCCGCGAGCCCCGCAAGCAGGAGGAGCGCGGCACCGGCGCCGACGAGGTGCAGTCCATCAAGGGCTCGACGCGTCTCGAGGCGAAGAAGCAGCGCCGCCGCGAGGGCCGTGAGCAGGGCCGCCGTCGTGTGCCGATCATCACCGAGGCCGAGTTCCTGGCCCGCCGCGAGGCCGTCGAGCGTGTGATGGTCGTCCGCCAGCACGGCGAGCGCACCCAGATCGGCGTGCTCGAGGACGACATCCTCGTCGAGCACTACGTCAACAAGGAGCAGTCGACCTCGTACGTCGGCAACGTGTACCTGGGCAAGGTCCAGAACGTGCTGCCGTCCATGGAGGCCGCCTTCATCGACATCGGCAAGGGCCGCAACGCGGTGCTGTACGCCGGTGAGGTCAACTTCGAGGCGCTCGGCATGGCCAACGGGCCGCGCCGCATCGAGACCGCCCTCAAGTCCGGCCAGTCCGTCCTCGTACAGGTCACGAAGGACCCGATCGGCCACAAGGGCGCCCGCCTGACCAGCCAGGTCTCGCTGCCCGGCCGCTACCTGGTCTACGTCCCCGAGGGGTCGATGACCGGCATCAGCCGCAAGCTGCCCGACACCGAGCGCGCGCGTCTGAAGACCATCCTCAAGAAGATCGTCCCCGAGGACGCGGGCGTTATCGTGCGCACCGCCGCCGAGGGTGCGAGCGAGGAGGAGCTGAGCCGCGACGTCGAGCGTCTGCAGGCCCAGTGGGAAGAGATCCAGAAGAAGTCGAAGCAGATCTCGACGAGCTCGCCGAGCCTGCTGTACGGCGAGCCGGACATGACCGTCCGCGTCGTGCGCGACATCTTCAACGAGGACTTCTCCAAGGTCATCGTCAGCGGTGACGAGGCGTGGGAGACCGTCCACGGCTACGTCAACCACGTGGCGCCCGACCTGTCCGACCGCCTCTCGAAGTGGACCTCCGAGGTCGACGTCTTCGCGACGTACCGGATCGACGAGCAGCTCGCCAAGGCGCTCGACCGCAAGGTCTGGCTGCCCAGCGGCGGCTCGCTGGTGATCGACAAGACCGAGGCGATGATCGTCGTCGACGTCAACACCGGCAAGTTCACCGGCCAGGGCGGCAACCTCGAAGAGACCGTGACGAGGAACAACCTCGAAGCGGCCGAGGAGATCGTGCGCCAGCTGCGCCTGCGCGACCTCGGCGGCATCGTCGTCATCGACTTCATCGACATGGTCCTGGAGTCCAACAGGGATCTGGTCCTGCGCCGGCTCCTCGAGTGCCTGGGCCGTGACCGGACCAAGCACCAGGTGGCCGAGGTCACCTCGCTGGGCCTGGTCCAGATGACCCGTAAGCG
The DNA window shown above is from Streptomyces sp. NBC_01445 and carries:
- a CDS encoding TIGR03936 family radical SAM-associated protein, giving the protein MQRIRLRYTKRGRLRFTSHRDFQRAFERALRRAEVPMAYSAGFTPHPKVSYANAAPTGTGSEAEYLEIALTEARDPEKLRELLDESLPTGLDIIEAVESRTSGLADRLTASVWELRLDGVEAAEAKAAADAFVAAEAVEVQRRTKNGMRTFDARAAVVSLEAVEAPQAHEDRADRPTDKACAILRLVVRHVTPAVRPDDVLSGLRAVADLAPPVPAAVTRLAQGLFDEETGTVTDPLAPDREAVEAAPPASGGSAAAAAATAPVPGSA
- a CDS encoding Rne/Rng family ribonuclease, which gives rise to MLEPTEPTETSSSGGTDNNSPSDTLPPRRRRRAASRPAGPPTGAAADTTQAVTAAAEPVAEETEASAAAEAPAQDAAPAGRPRRRATRRASAPSGAPKTSDAAESAEAEPAAAAAPAVAAEETAPEPEAAPAGRTRRRATRRVSAPAGTPEQAEAPAVTEPAAEPAVAAEETPAEPAAAPAGRGRRRATRRSTAPAGAPEQAEPVAAAEPAAAEAPKAETPAKAEAPKTEAPAAAEEDAEGGRRPRRRATRKAAVGFSEPAQRSARKAATRAAAEPAADETKGTKGSRRPARPSVAVFQAPVFAEPMFQTPERAAAAAAAAEAAVEEEPVEAEAPVETVTVADVVAEETPRRRRRRGRAAEEQPAAQAAEPQRPAAVEERAEAEAEAEDAEGADEGDQDHEDHDEQGDRPTRRRRRGGRRRRRGDSTDAESDEQHDEEAEPTDEGAEPTDEGDEADEADEREESGPSGSSSSRRRRRRRRRAGDSSTDSEPGDSDPERTVVKVREPRKQEERGTGADEVQSIKGSTRLEAKKQRRREGREQGRRRVPIITEAEFLARREAVERVMVVRQHGERTQIGVLEDDILVEHYVNKEQSTSYVGNVYLGKVQNVLPSMEAAFIDIGKGRNAVLYAGEVNFEALGMANGPRRIETALKSGQSVLVQVTKDPIGHKGARLTSQVSLPGRYLVYVPEGSMTGISRKLPDTERARLKTILKKIVPEDAGVIVRTAAEGASEEELSRDVERLQAQWEEIQKKSKQISTSSPSLLYGEPDMTVRVVRDIFNEDFSKVIVSGDEAWETVHGYVNHVAPDLSDRLSKWTSEVDVFATYRIDEQLAKALDRKVWLPSGGSLVIDKTEAMIVVDVNTGKFTGQGGNLEETVTRNNLEAAEEIVRQLRLRDLGGIVVIDFIDMVLESNRDLVLRRLLECLGRDRTKHQVAEVTSLGLVQMTRKRVGQGLLESFSETCVHCNGRGVIVHMEQPTSAGGGGGKRKKRGRGGNGAEHTHEHDHEQAALETEVETEEEVAAEVAAPVALAEPEFVPDEELYSSPAEAEAAARGGRSRRRATRRASAPAGAPKGEAAPKETAKAEAPKVEAPQFEAEPVVAEPVVAEPAAVEDAAPKGRTRRRATRKATAPAGSPNAAAEAEVTVTAPAKPEPEPAVAEEKAEPKAAEAEAPAESAAPARPRRRAVRKATAPTASEETALMVVPSATEAQAEPEQAESEAAEEAPAAKKAARKTAKKATAKKAATKKTAAKKTAAKKTTAKKAATKTAAKKATAKKTVAAEQQAQPSVSAAADEA